Part of the Sparus aurata unplaced genomic scaffold, fSpaAur1.1, whole genome shotgun sequence genome is shown below.
gagagagagagagagagagcgcaatTATCCAGAGTACCTTCCTCTCAGTTTTTACTGCAGAGCCTCGCTGGGATTAATGAGTgcagtcactgtgtgtgtgtgtgtgtgtgtgtgtgtgtgtgtgtgtgtgtgtgtgtgtgtgtgtgtgtgtgcatttaaaaCGTCCAAGTTTAGGAACGTAAACGCTACATCATCCTACAattagcttcttcttcttcttcttcttcttcttcttcttcgtctctctctgacacacacacacacacacacacacacacacaccttgtctCCCACACACTCATGCTGGGTCTCACTGTACACAcccccacacagacacacacacacacacacacacacactgctgttaGCCATGAGTCACTGTCatgtgactttgtgtgtgtgtgtgtgtgtgtgtgtgtgtgtgtgtgtgtgtgtgtgtgtgttagcttgGCAGTGCCCACGTTAGCTTCCCGGGTGTCTCAGATTAACACTGAAGAGCCCCTttgatgatgacacacacacacacacacacacacacacacacacacacacacacacacacacacgcgtccgtcacacagcttcctcttcttcctcgtcttcttcttttcttcttctctcgtcTCCTCGATTCATCCATTAGTTTATTGATCATCTATCAGTCAGTCACTGGCAGTAAAGAGTCTCTCAGAGGACGTCGAGTCACCGATCGATGAGCTCATTGGTTGTCGAGCGTTACCTGACCCGTGTTCAGCGGACCCAGACTGGTTTAATCTAGTCCATCGCAGTTCGGTCTGGTTCTGTGTCTATTTCAGTCTggattggttttggtttggttCGGTCCAGCCGGTCTTCTGTGGTACAAATAAATCTGCTCTGGGTTGTTTCTGGTTCTGTCTGGTTTGTCCAAGGTTAATCTGATGACCTTCAGTGAACCGGGTTTGCTCCGGTTGGACTTCTGTGGTCCAAATGAGTCTGTTCTGTTTGTCCTGGTTCAATCTGGGTTGTTGTGGTTCCGTCTGGGCTGTTGTGGTTCAATCTGGGTTGTTGTGGTTCCGTCTGGGTTGTTCCACtgagggtgtgtgtctgtgtgttagagttgaggtgaagctctgagtgaagtcagcactcagcaggttctggttctggttctctgtaacactgtgttctctctctctctctcagtgtggaGGGCGACCCTCAGTGTCCGGAGGCGCTCACTTTTCCTGACTCGTCCTTCGGCCACCCGCCTCCCTTCCATCGCTACAGCAACAGCCCCCTCTCCAGCCCCTGCGACCCGTACGGCTCCGCCTCCACCAGCGGGCCCCTGGgatcctcccacacacacacacaggtagtgacacacagcaggtgTGCAGCCAGGTGTTCAGAGTATCATCATGTTAAATGTTAGTGAGTAAAAATCACGTTTCAGCTGCGTTAGTTGAAGGAAATTACcagaatttttgttttattatcaaaCTTGTTCATTTGAAACgatgttctggttctggtgaTGAAGCTCTTTGGTCCATTTAGACACGTAATCCGTCTCGGCTTGATCAAACGATTGTCCGCTATCAAAAAAAGCTACGTTTAAAAACAAGCGAAGAAGTTTCAGAGGTGGACGTTTACTAAAACCagctttaaaaacactttttagacttcagttttaaaaccatagaagaagaagaacttaCACTCTGACTTATTCCACATCATTAGCTGGTTTGCGTTGCTGTGTAACTGTTAGCTAGCGGCTGTCATGGAGGTTAGCACTGAGGCAAGAGCATCTCTGCTGAGGTTCTGTTTGATGGCGCTGacttttaaaggaatagtttttCGTCACAGCAGAACGaggttgcagcattctcctgaacaactgaagtggatgttttgaaatgtaaaaaaagcaCTTTTGTGTAACCACATCTTGACCGGAGATCCCAAATTGACTCGTAAAGACGTTTCTTACAGCCTCGACGCCTGGCAGAACATGTGAACCCGCTTTAGTTCAGCAGCTACTGTGAAGATTTGGGTTTAAATATAATCTTTAACAAATCAATTTGTGGACACTTGGTATCagccagacgagctgtatggagccatttttatTGTTACGTACACTttacccgactttccatcattATGGGGGTGAGCACATAATTACTTATAATTAATTTTcaggtgaactgctcctttaccTTGTGTTTTTTGCTGTTTGACTTCAGATAACACTCTGGAGTTAGTGGTGAGGACAGTGATCACCGCTGACTCCACGGTTTTATCTGAAacagatgaaataaaacaaaataaagaagtgacttcctgtctccctctcctccctcagggTAGCTCCCCCATCTCTCCCCCCAGCCCGGCGAGCCTTGCCTGGGCTCAACGCAGCCGACACCAGCCTGCCAGCCTGGCGCTCCGcaagcaagaggaggaggagagcaaacGCTGCAAGGCTCTATCTGACAGCTATGAGCTCTCTACAGACCTCCAGGACAAGAAGGTACGACGCTGCAGCACCTTCACCAAATAAGGACTTTTCCAATTGGGTTTTTCATGCAATTGTTTTCGTTACGATCTCAGTTGAATGCAGCTTTTTGAAACAAGGCGACACACACCAGCAGCGTACAATGCAAAACGTCAAAACACCCACACCtattgtttcacacacacacacacacacacacacacacacacacacacacacacatcgtcgTGGGTTGTTTCTCAGTGACGTGTCAGGTTATGCCTGTTCTCTATAACAACATCAGCGTGCTTCAGTTTTATCATATTTGACTCCCCACATCAGCGCATCCTAGTTTCTGTGATTTTACATCTGTGGAGGTGAGCgtggagaggtggagaggtggagagggctcaggagagcagcgccaggtgagtgattgacagagctgGGACCAGGTTAGTAATCCCTGTTTCTCTTTATATGCAGTAGCGTGCTGGACCTCAGGTGGGAGATGCATGGGAGGGCAGACAGGAAGCTGTCGGATGAGATGCAGGAGGGGCGTTCagtccctgaaaaaaaaaaaaggctacacTGGTATTCCACCCTGGGCGCCAATAGCCATTGGCGCCCAGGGTGGGATACCAGTGTAGCCTTTTCTAGGCTACCATGagttctctcacacacacccagcaCACAGTTCTCTGGTTTAAGTCTCTTTTATTATAAAACACAACCGAAGACACAATATCGCCAACAAGGGGACCGAACACAGCTTGTGCGTCCCGTCCGGCAGCTTCCCATGTATCTCCCGTGCCTCTTCCATCTGAGGTCCAGCACACGACTACATATAAAGAGAAACAGGGATTACTAACAAGGTCCCAGCTCTGTCAGTCACTCACCTGGTGCTGCTCTCAACCACCCCCACAACATCCAACTGTTCGCTGTGTGTCGTATGTTTGCAGACAACACGTTACACGCTTCGTAAGATGTGATGCCATACAACTCTACCACCAAAAGTTATAATATAGTTTTCAATATTTTGGCGACAACAAAGCACCTGAATTACTTCAGTTTTATATGAAGTTCAGACCAAAGCCGAGCCGTTGTCGTCACTCTGGAAAcatgctgattggctgcttgtctgtgaCGGTGCTGCCTGACAGGTGGAGATGCTGGAGAGGAAGTACGGGGGCCAGTTTGTGTCTCGGCGGGCAGCGAGAACGATCCAGACGGCGTTCAGGCAGTACCGCATGAACAAGAACTTCGAGAGGCTGCGCAGCTCCGCCTCCGAGAGCAGGATGACCCGACGCATCATCCTGTCCAACATGAGGATGCaggtacacatacacacacatacacactgtaacacaacacatacacacagcagaATGTTAAACTGTTTGTCTGTTGGTCTTTGGTCCAGTACTCGTTCGATGAGCGGCAGCCGCAGGGTCAGGGGTCGTCAGGTCAGCAGGGGTCAGACGACACAGGAGACGACTCCTTCTCCAAGCAGGTAAACACACATTGTCACCTTCTCAGCAGTGATGTCAGCAACACCACCTGTCAACCAGTGCGTTAGCCTgatggagaagctaacacttaCATTAGCCTGTTGGACAAgctaacattgatgttagcctgatggagaagctaacactgatgttagcctgttggagaagctaaccctgacgttagcctgttggagaagctaaaaCTTAtattagcctgttggagaagctaatcCTGATGTTAGCCTGAtggagaagctaacattgatgttagcctaatggagaagctaacattgatgttagcctgatggagaagctaacattgatgttagcCTGTCGGAGAGGCTAACCCTGATGTTAGCCTGATGGAGAAGCTAACCCTGATGTTAGCCTGATGGAGAAGCTAACCCTGATGTTCGCCTGATGGAGACgctaacactgacgttagcctgtTGAAAAAGCTAAccctgatgttagcctgttggagaagctaacactgatgttagcctgttgaagAAGCTAACCCTGATggtagcctgttggagaagctaaccctgatgttagcctgttggagaagctaaccctgatgttagcctgttggagaagctaaccctgatgttagcctgttggagaagctaacactgatgttagcctgttgaagaagctaaccctgatgttagcctgttggagaagctaacccTGATATTAGCCTGATGGAGAAGCTAACCCTGAtattagcctgttggagaagctaaccctgatgttagcctgttggaggaGCTAAccctgatgttagcctgttgaagaagctaaccctgatgttagcctgttggagaagctaacccTGATATTAGCCTGATGGAGAAGCTAACCCTGAtattagcctgttggagaagctaaccctgatgttagcctgttggagaagctaacataTATAACAGGTGTCgatgtttcctgtctgcagGTTAAGTCTTTGGCTGACTCCATGGACGACTCCCTCACCTGCCAGTCTGGCCGTGAAGACTCACAGGaagtgggaggagagggggaggatgacgatgaggaggatgaggaggagggagatgaagaagaggaagaggaggaggaggagggggaggaggatgaggaggaagatgaggatgaagatTACAGAGAGTGTGCATGGCGCAATGCCAACCCATCCTCACGGCGCTTGGCAGGCCGTGTGGTGGGAGTTGGGGGGAGGGGAGGCATGGGAGGAGGTGCCGCCATGCACGAGGACAGCACCGCCACCTCCTTCAGCGATGTCACCCTCTACATGGACGAGGGCTGCCTCCCCTCCTCGCCGCTCTCCCGCCCCCCGTCCTCGCCGCTCTCCCGTCCCGCCTCCAGCTCCGACACAGAGTactggggaggagggggaggagttggtgcaggggggagggaggacagcagagagacagagggaggcagCATCGCCAGCCGGAGGAGCAGCACCCCCTGCACAGAGTGTCGAGGGGAGTACAGAGGGAGggccggaggaggaggaggcggaggtggaggaggacacCTCCCTGTTCTGACTATCGAACCGCCCAGTGACAGCTCAGTGGACATGAGTGACAGGTCagcacagccaatcagagagatTCATAAATTAAATACTGCACCTCTGTTTtgcagaggtggaagaagtattcgGTCATTACTTAAATATGACAGTAAATCTACTGTACGCTGCATCTCAAGTTCCTGAGACGAGATTTAAGTGTTTaagtagttttattttgaagacgaTGAATCAGCAAGATGTTTAATTCTTACCGTGTCTGTCCTCAGGTCAGAGCGAGGCTCTATCGGACGCCTGGTGTACGAGCAGGAGTCGTCAGGAGCCGAGCGAggcggagagagggagaggaggggaggaggggaaggagagagtggagaggatgagcgaggaggaggaggaggaggcggaggagcaAGCAGCGAAGCCGACTCTCCGCAGGGAACCAtcaaacacaaaccaaacgGCCGCTCGGTCGCCACGGCGCAGGGACAGACTCGCAGCCCCGCCAACGTCCCGTTACCGATGCCTTCAGCCCGGACCCTGCCGCCACACCCGCTGCCTCACCCACTGcaacacccccacccccactcaCACCCTCACCCGTCACCCATCCCCCACCTCCCCACCATCCTCCACCACCATCCGCAGTACAACCAGCCGCATATCATGCACATGCACCATGTGCACGGCGGCAGCCCTTACATGCAGCACGCTCACCACTTCGCCCAGCATCACTACCACCAcctgcaccaccagcaccatcacCTCCCCCATGGTTACCCAGAACCCCCATCCTCCCCGCTGCCCTCCCCTGTACCACCGCTCACCCCTCTCTCACCCCTCCCGCCGCCGCTCACCCCCTCAccgctgtcctcctcctcctcctccgcgcTCCAGAACATGGAGGCCCAGCAGCACCACGCCCACCACCcgcacctccaccaccaccacctgctCTGCTCGGACGGAGACAACGAGAGCGTCAACTCCACCACAACCAACTCCAACGACGACACGACGGTGAACAACTGCAGCTCCGGCTCCTCGTCACGAGACAGCCTGCGGGAGCCAATCGGAGGAGCCGCGCTGGGGAAACAGACCTATCAGAGAGAGAGCCGACACAGCTGGGACTCACCCGCCTTCAACAACGACGTGGTGCAGCGACGGCAGTACCGCATCGGACTCAACCTGTTCAACAAGTACGTGTGTGTCCATGAATCCTATTAACAGTCAGCTGaatgataatccacaggtaGCATTAGCTTCAGAGTCCGTCATCCTCtcatttaaagatataatatgcaacattaaaatgtgtaaaaacaacacGACATTTGTTCTAtttgttgttgagttgtgttctcaCATCATCCCAGATGTTTCCAGCAATGTCCAAACCcaagaaatccacaagtttcctCAAAGTtaacagagagagtgaggaagacatttcctcaatacaCCGTCTGATGGCGGCTGTGTTCATCGTCACCTCTGTTGCTCACCTCTGAGTAacgttacgttcatgaagtaaagaacatttcccctccagccgACAGTGGAGGTCacctcactgctgcagtcaggctgataaacaggagtgaagataaatcacatttttaatcCCACATATTAGAAaatcatctctgagctctcctcccgtcggtcTGGATCTTCACCGACTCGCTCCTCCAGAGTTAAATGTCTGATCCTCTTGCATTCTGATTGGTCGAGGTTTATCAAGGGAAGTCTCGATCAATTAATCTGAATCTACCTCTAATAACATGTGATGGATTACAGTGAACCACATCAGAAGTGTACATTAGAAATGAGGTGTTTTCAAGATCAGGCGAGCTGCTTGCCTTAATATTAACTTCCTgcaaaacacattcacatgcaGTGATAAAGGTGCATTTCACTAAATCTTTAAAGGTTTATTGCGTGTCATAATCTGCCATCAGGTAATAATGATTGTCAAAGTATTATTTGATGAGTAAGCTGAATTTTAAAGCATGTTTCTCAACAAACAATCACAGTTTTATATTTGCCAGAGTTAAGATAGAGTTGTAACTGTTCAACACCTCCAGAACTCCTCAGAGGTCAGCAGACGTCTGTGTAGCTgagataaaaatcaattaaatgaataaaacaaattaaataaatgtataaaaactgtCTTGTGTCGGCTGCAGGAAGCCGGAGAAGGGGATCCAGTACCTGATCGAGAGGGGCTTCGTGTCGGACACGCCGGTCGGCATCGCCAGGTTCATTCTGGAGAGGAAAGGACTGAGCAGGCAGATGATCGGAGAGTTCCTGGGCAGCCGGCAGCAGTTCAACAAGGACGTCCTGGAGTGAGTACGAGACGCTCACCTGACCGTCAGTGTCGATATGTACGAGTGAGACTCactgagtctgtctgtctgtctgcagctgcgTCCTGGACTGAGATGGACTTCTCAGGGATGGATCTGGACGACGCTCTGAGGAAGTTCCAGGCTCAGATCAAAGTCCAGGGTGAAGCTCAGCGGGTGGAGCGACTGGTGGAGGCCTTCAGGTACTGAACGGCAGCACAGCGACGCCGTGTGAGTCGGTGCAGTTTGAGATGTTTTGTTTcacgtctcctctctctctctctccagtcaGCGATACTGTGTTTGTAACCCGGTGCTGATCCGGCAGTTCCAGAATCCAGACACCATCTTCATCCTGGCCTTCGCCATCATCCTCCTCAACACGGACATGTACAGCCCCAACGTCAAGCcggagaggaagatgaagctAGAGGACTTCATCAAGAACCTGCGAGGTCAGTCGGTCGCTGCTAACAGAAGATTTTACTCAAAGCTGATTGAAAAAAGAAGTTCAGTTTTCTGTTAATTTGATTGTTAAAAATCAGCTTTTATGTTAATTTGTAATCACTGTGAACGTGTTAGCATGTGAAGCTAATGTGAAGCTAACACGGGCGAGCTACAAACAAAACCCATCTGGAGAAtgtcttaaaaatgttttgtcttaaGAAGATACTTacgttttttttagttttaagaTCACATCTCAGAAAAGCAACAGCAGGCCGAGCTAACGTAACGTGAACCAGCTGAACATCAAGCGACCAGTTAATATTCCTGATTGTTCATCATCAACGAGTCGAGCGTCTGAGAGTTTTGTCTCGTGTCCTTCGGCCagtctcctcttctcttcttctcttcttctcttcttcttttcctccgTCAACATCCTCTCCAGTCGCTTCATTCTTCTGTCATGGTGTCTGTAGATTCTGCTGGGCCCGGTTCCCCGGCCCACTTGTCTGGCTCCTGTTCTGGCCCCGCCTGTAGAAACCTCCACCTCCAGTCTcagtggtgtaaacaccaacaccgGCCGAGTCGGCTCGCAGAAGTGTTTCAGGTTTCAGGTTGATTTGAGGAGAGATTTGAGTCAGAGGACATCAGAGAGAAATATATAATTATGATTGTACTTCAGCAGCTTCAACAATAAAGTAATTTTAATGTTCACATATCAAGAATTATAATCGAATATTATAATAAACATATTCTGAAATGGGCCATTTTGCACAATGAGTTatttgagtctttgtgttttaaagtttgttttgaaacaaagtttaaaaactgtttttacaCGATGGTGTTCTGatttttacttcctgttttcacTTACTCAGCAGGTTTAATTTCTGCCATTAGATGATTATTGTTCGAtcgtttgattgattgattgattgatttattgatcgTGACGCTGACAGTCAGAGAAACATATGTGGTAACACATGGAGACTTGCTCAGTGTCGGTCGGGTTCTGTTAGTCCTCGTGTTTTGTTCTGTTCGTTATGATTTCATGTGTCAACCTTGTGTGTTTCATCCAGGTGTTGATAACGGTCAGGACATCCCCCGCGACCTGCTGGTGGCGATCTACGGGAGGATCCAGAAATGGGAGCTGAGGACCAACGATGACCACGTGTCTCAGGTCCAGGCGGTGGAGAGGATGGTGGTCGGCAAGAAGCCCGTAAGAGTCTCCGTCAACAATGTGTGTTGTCTCTGACAGGTGAAGTTTGCTTCACCTGTCAGAGAACACGTGAATACTACAaactgtgtcactgtgtttctgtggagagagaagacagTGAATCCTTCTGCAGGTCTTTGGAGGTGCGGACTGTGTTACTGCCGATGTTTTGTGACccgtgctgtgtgtgtgtgtgacccgtgtgtgtgtgtgtgtgtgtgtgtgtgtgtgtgtgtgtgtgtgtgtgttgcaggtgctctctctgcctcatcGCAGGTTGgtgtgctgctgtcagctgttcGAGGTTCCAGATCCGAACCGAGGTCAGCGGAGCGGCGTGCACCAGAGAGAAGTCTTCCTGTTCAACGACCTGCTGATGGTAATCAatacgctgtgtgtgtgtgtgtgtgtgtgtgtgtgtgtgtgtgtgtgtgtgtgtgtgtgtgtgtgtgtgctcatacTACAGGGGGTTTCTTCACCGTCCCGTTTGTGTTCCTGAGACTATTTTCGGGAGAAGTTTTGTGCTCCCGGTCCTCACAGAGGATTTTCTCTCATGGGAGATAAAGATGATCGTGCGTCACCAGAGCGCCAGTTTATCCCATAATGCTccagaaatgtcagaaagtCTTGACTTCCTATtagagaaaaatgcaaatacacgCAGTCTTAAGCAGGAAACCCAGAGAGGATTTGTCAACAAGGTTCACCCGTCACGCCGTCTTCATTCACCCGTGAAACTCGagttattaaaaagaaaacaattgaaAGTTTGTGTTTGATTCTGCTCCGTAAAGTTTTCCAGCTCTTCTTTAAACAGCAGCTCAGGTTCATCCGTCGCGCCTCTTGATTAGCGCTCAACGATATGTTAAAAGAAATCTTACAGCGTTTGTTTTCACAGATAACAAGATATTCACAGATCACCTCAAACGTTAATAAAGTCAAAAAAAGGTCGAGGCTGTTAACACCGATGggctggaaacaggaaacaaaatggagtcatgaaatagaaaataaacatcttaTAAATAGAATGAAATGTGAAGGTCGCTGCAGACGTCATCGACAGGTTTCTGATGTGAAGCGTGGCGAGCTCTCGTCTCCACGTTCAGTCGACGCCGCGATTAACACGTCTCTCAGAAGATGACGCGACTCGTAACCGTGAATCAGctctcattcattattaattgatgttttttttacatttatttacagcGTGACAACAAACGTGTCCAGTTTCACACGAGTGCGATTAAAAAACCTCTCACCTCGCCGCGAACAGAGACGAACGTTAGCGTCATCGAACGCTCCTGACGTGACTTCTttactctccctcctccttctcatcaGGTGACAAAGATcttccagaagaagaagacctcAGTGACGTACAACTTCAGACAATCATTCCCTCTGCTGGACATGCAGGTCCACACCTTCCAGAACACCTGTAAGTACcgctcgctctccctctctcctcctctctccgtctcttctcGTCCATCTgctccctccatctgtctcagctccattttattattttaaatctcCATTTCTTTTTTGCGCTCGCTCAACTCTCTATTTTTACCCCGCAGTCTGCAGGCTCactgaacagacacacatgcagatatatatacacacacaccacacagacgcacacacactgtgaggCATCACAGCGACTTGTGTTTTGCTTCTGTCTCCTCAAATCTCAGTAAACGGATAAACGAGGACTCGACAT
Proteins encoded:
- the LOC115578202 gene encoding LOW QUALITY PROTEIN: IQ motif and SEC7 domain-containing protein 1-like (The sequence of the model RefSeq protein was modified relative to this genomic sequence to represent the inferred CDS: deleted 1 base in 1 codon), translated to CVLSLSLSVEGDPQCPEALTFPDSSFGHPPPFHRYSNSPLSSPCDPYGSASTSGPLGSSHTHTQGSSPISPPSPASLAWAQRSRHQPASLALRKQEEEESKRCKALSDSYELSTDLQDKKVEMLERKYGGQFVSRRAARTIQTAFRQYRMNKNFERLRSSASESRMTRRIILSNMRMQYSFDERQPQGQGSSGQQGSDDTGDDSFSKQVKSLADSMDDSLTCQSGREDSQEVGGEGEDDDEEDEEEGDEEEEEEEEEGEEDEEEDEDEDYRECAWRNANPSSRRLAGRVVGVGGRGGMGGGAAMHEDSTATSFSDVTLYMDEGCLPSSPLSRPPSSPLSRPASSSDTEYWGGGGGVGAGGREDSRETEGGSIASRRSSTPCTECRGEYRGRAGGGGGGGGGGHLPVLTIEPPSDSSVDMSDRSERGSIGRLVYEQESSGAERGGERERRGGGEGESGEDERGGGGGGGGASSEADSPQGTIKHKPNGRSVATAQGQTRSPANVPLPMPSARTLPPHPLPHPLQHPHPHSHPHPSPIPHLPTILHHHPQYNQPHIMHMHHVHGGSPYMQHAHHFAQHHYHHLHHQHHHLPHGYPEPPSSPLPSPVPPLTPLSPLPPPLTPSPLSSSSSSALQNMEAQQHHAHHPHLHHHHLLCSDGDNESVNSTTTNSNDDTTVNNCSSGSSSRDSLREPIGGAALGKQTYQRESRHSWDSPAFNNDVVQRRQYRIGLNLFNKKPEKGIQYLIERGFVSDTPVGIARFILERKGLSRQMIGEFLGSRQQFNKDVLDCVLDEMDFSGMDLDDALRKFQAQIKVQGEAQRVERLVEAFSQRYCVCNPVLIRQFQNPDTIFILAFAIILLNTDMYSPNVKPERKMKLEDFIKNLRGVDNGQDIPRDLLVAIYGRIQKWELRTNDDHVSQVQAVERMVVGKKPVLSLPHRRLVCCCQLFEVPDPNRGQRSGVHQREVFLFNDLLMVTKIFQKKKTSVTYNFRQSFPLLDMQVHTFQNTYYPHGIRLTSANPGGERKVLIVFTAPSQQDRARFTSDLRESIAEVQDMEKYRVESELEKQKGVMRPGVLTGGGPGGGGAPGANTGPMKGEVVNGTLGRPSLDDTYASVDGLKRTALSSSLRDLSETGKRGRRNSVGSLDSTIEGSIISSPRPHQQRPLPAGGLSYSPMMVPSSPAAYRPHRPTQSPGTGVGGGPGLCHNQGGVTTSPLVSGGGAGGGGGMVGGGGPTGGGLLGNFFGSRRGKVPGPLTMTSPTPQGPPSPLMISSPPHYPAPAPPIPHPSSPSPCPSPSPNLGQSDSGGVGGGGGTGGGPSKLQALHAQYCHGNSGGGGVSVTGHQQQQTPPPPYNHHHRYHSQSIPQHHALTHRFSAPPSAAGPARLRSLSYPAASEDTTWRRPAPALQSGLHHAPAAVPSLPRNPYYPARTLPLAPCGGTAGWRRQAPADHLALAAPPPRSHSLSQPRRAHTLPAQPLPLRLPLHPLHFLYPTTPDAVSTPSHPDASSALRTPVSTPHLHPTSSSALTLTSPVDRPALPAPRGRGRARGRSQIETRQPDQHGCVRRQKLRTVVRHPAVSHRGAVMRGSRRGRRRGGGGGGGGGGGGQMQVYQNGRLVRRRALRAGKRKLLSLCYFHIHFPRK